TGGTTTTTCCCTTTCAACAGAAAAGCGGAACATGCAGAAGCAGCTGTTGAATAAACGACGGTACATAATAATAAACAACGTAACAGTAAAAATTTCATAATGAATTTGAATAATAATATTTTAGATTTTTTTTGAAATGTCTGCCATTAATTTTTTAAGGCTTTCTTTAAGAGATTCAGGTTCCAGGATCTCCGCATAATCTGCAAAGGTAATCAACCAGCGCGGAAAACCCTCATCGATCCAGTCGGTTTCGAAAATAAGTTCCGTGTTATCCCCTCTTTCTATCTCTTCGGTAAGGCCGTAATATTTTTTGGAATTGATGATGTGTGCGATGATTTTTTTCTCTACCAGAAGCCTGACCCTGGTTTTATTTCCGTTCGGGGCTTTCCGGTAGTCATTGATCTGCCCATATTCCTGCAGAAACGGATATCCGGTTATGGAAATCTGCAATATCCTGTCAATCCTAAACTGCCGAAAATCATTCCTTAAGGTACAGAATGCCATGATATACCAGAAATTAAATTCGAAAAAAACGCCGACCGCTTCAACAGTCCTTACAGACACTTTATGATCAGCGGTTTTATACTCCATGAGCAACTGCCTTTTTTCGGCGATACTTTCCAGAATAATCGGAATCACATTTTTAATAGGGTCCTCGGTTTTCGGCTGGTAATTGTAGATATCAATCTGTTTTTCAATATTTCCGATCAGATTCCGGTCTGAAAATTTCAATACGGAACGAACTTTCTCCATAGCAGACCGGTAATGGCTGCCCAGGCTTTCGTGCAGAAATTTCTGCATGAGCTTTTCTGCCGTAATGAAGCTCAGAACTTCTTCTTTGGTAAACATAACGGGCGGAAGTTTATACCCTTCCATTAGAGAGTATCCGCTTCCCGCCTCTCCGACAATAGGGATGCCGGCATTTTCCAGGGTTTTAATGTCGCGGTAAATTGTTCTTATGCTCACTTCAAACTTTTGGGCAAGATCCTGTGCGCGTACAACCGGCCTGGACTGCAGCTGAGTGAGGATAGCGGTTACCCGGTCGAGTTTTTTGAGGTAGTGATCATTCATGGAGCGAAACAGAAATTTGAAGTGTAAAGCCAATATACTTTATACTTTAATATCAATTGTCTTTAAAACT
The sequence above is a segment of the Chryseobacterium sp. JJR-5R genome. Coding sequences within it:
- a CDS encoding YafY family protein yields the protein MNDHYLKKLDRVTAILTQLQSRPVVRAQDLAQKFEVSIRTIYRDIKTLENAGIPIVGEAGSGYSLMEGYKLPPVMFTKEEVLSFITAEKLMQKFLHESLGSHYRSAMEKVRSVLKFSDRNLIGNIEKQIDIYNYQPKTEDPIKNVIPIILESIAEKRQLLMEYKTADHKVSVRTVEAVGVFFEFNFWYIMAFCTLRNDFRQFRIDRILQISITGYPFLQEYGQINDYRKAPNGNKTRVRLLVEKKIIAHIINSKKYYGLTEEIERGDNTELIFETDWIDEGFPRWLITFADYAEILEPESLKESLKKLMADISKKI